From one Anguilla rostrata isolate EN2019 chromosome 12, ASM1855537v3, whole genome shotgun sequence genomic stretch:
- the LOC135235844 gene encoding uncharacterized protein LOC135235844 produces MDKHHLKVNPGKTEMISIPAPSSNLLDFSISLGDAVVSSSLTAKNLGVVMNNRLSLSQNIMAVSRTCRFFLYNIRRIRPFLTTYATQLLVQAMVLSRLDYYNSLLAGLPASAIRPLQLIQNAAARLVYNLPRHSHVTPLLTDLHWLPVMAHIKFKTLVLAYQAAKGSAPGYIQRIIRPYTPARPLCSATSGRLAPPPLRVCTSRSCLLSVLAPRWWNDLPVAVRTAENLTTFKRRLKTHLFSLHLSPPLPSLKFSSMYLVRLMRSR; encoded by the coding sequence atggataaacACCATCTTAAggtgaacccaggtaagacagagatgatctccatccctgctccatcctctaacctccttgacttttccatttccctaggggacgccgtggtgtcatcatcactcaccgcaaaaaacctcggagtggtgatgaacaacagactgtccctctcccagaacatcatggcggtgagtcgaacgtgcaggttcttcctgtacaacatccggagaatccgccccttcctcaccacctacgcaacccagctcctggttcaagcgatggtcctgtcccgcctggactactataactcgctgctggctggtctgccagcatccgccatcagacccctgcagctcatccagaatgctgcagcgcgtctggtctacaacctccccagacattcccatgtcacccccctgctcactgacctccactggctgcctgttatggctcacatcaaatttaagactttggtgcttgcataccaggcagctaaggggtcagcaccaggatacatccagaggatcatcagaccctacacaccagccagacctctctgttctgccacctctggacgcttggcacctccccctctccgtgtctgtacttcccgctcgtgtctgctgtctgtcctggcccctcgctggtggaatgacctccccgtggcggtcagaacagcagagaatctgactaccttcaaacgcagactaaagactcatctcttcagtctgcacctctccccacccctccctagcctaaagtttagctcaatgtacctagttaggctaatgagatcacgttag